One Clostridium novyi NT genomic window carries:
- a CDS encoding FUSC family protein — translation MKINKKLIFSKTILFIFIISFIILFQKLFGIENTLIGVTVITAALMLLEEDLTISPMKHLAYLITINLLLGVFSFIASKNLFVGIPINFIAMFIIGFLFCYDLKTNLYIPFGLQYLFMLSVPVSNEQILMRLLSLVIGSVFIMILQLICNKHRLVKSTNKSIESIFQELINKNEAVISKEDYNCIDISIEKEIKKIKKLVYGKRKNGFYLTEGGRIKLNIAFILQSINLCMNDLYTDYEENDYKEILKAVQDKLIRLYKSKDDKNALNNIKKEIMECINEEKIKSNSLLKRILVNLDILCNYFIQLNELENHDCINKHYPIPQDFNIINILKRNFNCSSLRFTYAIRVSICATISIFIMDYFKIYEARWMAYTVFAIVQPYGENSKSKSYNRIKGTLIGGLIFLVLFTIIKNPLIRSIIVMGSGYIDGYNTRYDRKMICVTLSALGTAAITSSVGTVFLYRMLFVSLGLILALLVSKFILPYILKDSSDDLIKMGNSTVDKLIEEAKLYIVEKNNNHAIENLFIISSLIEEKFDNLHSHIQSYEEVLKNKKKIISNIYEMYIWAENDKILYNNFREKLYALKHSLNSCSV, via the coding sequence ATGAAGATAAATAAAAAACTTATATTTTCAAAAACTATTTTATTTATATTTATAATATCCTTTATAATTTTATTTCAAAAATTATTTGGAATAGAAAATACTCTTATAGGGGTAACTGTAATAACTGCTGCACTAATGCTACTAGAAGAAGATTTGACAATATCGCCTATGAAACATTTGGCATACTTAATAACAATTAATCTTCTGCTTGGAGTATTTTCATTTATTGCAAGTAAAAATCTATTTGTAGGTATACCTATAAATTTTATAGCAATGTTTATTATAGGATTTTTATTTTGCTATGATTTAAAAACTAATCTTTATATACCTTTTGGACTTCAGTATTTATTTATGTTAAGTGTACCAGTTTCTAATGAACAAATTTTAATGAGATTACTATCCTTAGTAATTGGAAGTGTTTTTATTATGATTTTACAACTTATATGTAACAAGCATAGACTAGTAAAATCAACAAATAAGTCTATAGAAAGTATATTTCAGGAATTAATTAATAAAAACGAAGCAGTAATATCTAAAGAAGATTATAATTGTATAGATATAAGTATTGAAAAAGAGATAAAAAAGATAAAAAAACTAGTATATGGTAAAAGGAAAAATGGGTTTTATTTAACTGAAGGTGGACGAATAAAACTTAATATAGCATTTATATTGCAAAGTATAAATTTATGCATGAATGATTTATACACTGATTATGAGGAAAATGACTATAAAGAAATTTTAAAAGCTGTACAAGATAAGCTTATAAGATTATACAAGAGCAAAGACGATAAAAATGCATTAAATAATATTAAAAAAGAAATAATGGAATGTATAAATGAAGAAAAGATAAAAAGTAATTCTCTATTAAAAAGAATACTAGTAAACTTAGATATTTTATGCAATTATTTTATACAACTAAATGAGTTAGAAAATCATGATTGTATAAATAAACATTATCCTATTCCACAAGATTTTAACATAATAAATATATTAAAAAGAAATTTTAATTGTAGTTCTTTAAGATTTACCTATGCAATTAGAGTTTCTATATGTGCTACCATATCTATATTTATAATGGATTATTTTAAAATATATGAAGCGAGATGGATGGCATACACAGTTTTTGCAATTGTACAACCGTATGGGGAAAATTCAAAGAGTAAATCTTACAATAGAATAAAGGGAACATTAATAGGTGGGTTAATATTCTTAGTGCTTTTTACTATAATTAAGAATCCACTTATAAGATCAATAATCGTAATGGGATCAGGATATATAGATGGATATAACACAAGATACGATAGAAAAATGATATGCGTCACATTGTCTGCCCTTGGAACAGCGGCAATAACATCTAGTGTAGGAACGGTGTTTTTGTACAGAATGTTATTTGTGTCTTTAGGATTAATTTTAGCTTTACTTGTAAGTAAGTTTATACTACCTTATATATTAAAGGATTCCAGTGATGATCTAATTAAAATGGGTAATTCTACAGTAGACAAGTTAATAGAAGAAGCTAAATTATATATAGTAGAAAAAAATAATAATCATGCTATAGAAAATTTGTTTATAATATCATCCCTTATAGAGGAAAAGTTTGATAATCTTCATAGTCATATACAAAGTTATGAAGAAGTTTTAAAAAATAAGAAAAAAATAATATCTAATATATATGAAATGTATATATGGGCTGAAAATGATAAAATCTTATATAACAACTTTAGAGAAAAATTATATGCTTTAAAGCATTCACTAAATAGCTGTAGTGTATAA
- a CDS encoding C-GCAxxG-C-C family (seleno)protein gives MTKVSEYHSQGYNCAESIVKAFNDENNTNIPVSVATPFGGGMAVGGTCGAITGALIALGSLKGREEAADANNSRMYTRDLVSRVKEKYGTLECIELKRKGITCREIIEYAYSILKESVEEI, from the coding sequence ATGACAAAAGTATCAGAATATCATAGTCAAGGATATAATTGTGCCGAATCCATAGTAAAGGCATTTAATGATGAAAACAATACAAACATACCAGTTTCAGTTGCTACTCCTTTTGGTGGCGGAATGGCTGTAGGGGGTACTTGTGGAGCTATTACAGGTGCGCTTATAGCATTAGGTTCATTAAAGGGTAGAGAAGAAGCTGCTGATGCAAACAATTCAAGAATGTATACTAGAGATTTAGTAAGTAGAGTAAAAGAAAAGTATGGAACACTTGAATGTATAGAATTAAAGAGAAAAGGCATAACTTGTAGAGAAATAATCGAGTATGCATACAGCATTTTAAAAGAAAGTGTAGAAGAAATTTAA